One window of the Alligator mississippiensis isolate rAllMis1 chromosome 5, rAllMis1, whole genome shotgun sequence genome contains the following:
- the XIRP1 gene encoding xin actin-binding repeat-containing protein 1 isoform X1 — MRWHTGSEKCTSKQQTENMASADKLRQPPSFHTALGSPQSGPDHRASRSLRNSVSVSKLVARYQNLLDHESGTSTQENHKRMARNRLLHNEQDPLGAKAAVPEGPTSNVCRSRSSTTHHASPTPVNTRRRQTSSDASRVTPIPQLLPVSSDPLLTSSSSGRFRKTKTESSTQTTLQPLAKGAKRWTELPFSSPQSSRRRPQRSPATSTAGASATKEGKLSQKTESMTLTLPDPASDSATLRSYERTWTFLDGSDNSSHIPPQGQGRVKELTARYLSRTAAPAAHRGLAQPHTTKASIIRSPDSQKASKMAEAQSQKSAKVNGKKTEEGLPPPATQDTLQVSASPTGSQDPNPLPPPPTKESLSKFYQQRQVNELKRLYRHMHPELRKNLEEAVTEDLAEMLHTEDPNTQASVNQDTVAPSDVQSMRWIFENWTLDSIGDHEGTKKLADEETRSGDVKSTSMRFESQALNGDKSCASIKVAETGQAKGDVRTARWLFETQPLDSLNKLYTEEADVQEAVLKEPVQKGDVKGAAQLFETHSLDALGRCYSMEEQSILQLKSEMQEQKGDVKKTIKLFQTEPLCAIRDKTGNIHEIKSVCREEIQSNAVRTARWLFETQPLDTINKDTSKVQIIRGISLEEAGKPDVSGARWIFETQPLDAIRELTVEEEAFKASMDFVPGADVSKQRLLFETQALASLKGEASDSGPAKEEVVGGDVKSTLWLFETQPMETLKDNFEVGHLKKVNLSEEERGDVKQRKHIFETCPLGSISKASSEEVSATNVQEVVKGDVKSFKTLFETLPLDSIKQADAEPVTKEKEEIPAGNVKATQVLFETTPLYAIKDSLGNFHQITSVSREQVISGDVKNYKWMFETRPLDQFDESTKKVDIIRGITKQEVMAGDVKTAKWLFETQPMDVIHTQVNQGEEHSSVKREVSQKGDVKTCRWLFETQPIDTLYEKTEKKQEEDGSVPQANVKSYTWMFETQSLDSLKGQEEQYLQVSKAYCQDDLQGVDVKTVSHLFETEPLVSDASGEHDSKKPIRYSSRVEIQSGEVSRVKEFFETKPLDTADTPTAAVKKSDVPTAENIEAGSVHKFTWLFENCPMDAIKDNTEGIQEIPPEKDIKGGDVGGKRFVFETYSLNQIHDEVDETEIKRIQQETMSKASVKSYTMLFESQPLYAIQDKDGDYHEVTSVKKEEIMKGDVKGARWLFETKPLNQIKKEEEVFVIRAVTQEDIKKGDIQAARWRFETEPLDSFSRGKRPVVRTVDDVQKGDVQSNKQLFESQQVSQKKYVRMVSVSDVQQGDVRTSTWLFENQPIDSLKGEPDGSTISTVQREDSQKGDVKRCTWLFETQPMDSLKDSEVSARPDAPEAIPCADVKSTTWLFETTPLDKLSSTIHGEETEVRERTVRETLQTLCTCQAIQHGGILIEANDAESVRMAKYQLSSPGTPEIQKEETVKGNLQRIILQLLYQTKVEAQGVLVEEDKEGKIKVSPLQLLDPSKAHKSAEDLSDDVTKVLHDLPSQDISIKKGMVIQEMKTGSRKMTIYSLLHHSVQQEVVKGDVKSTIGNLLASSQEQRTAATIRREDNEKGNVQLYTSCIEKGDLDYLKTLQHKSEFESLVQSQAEQEPAEPIPRDTQGAKTHVLQEEERAEKAIADVVTGDVKRATKVLMCEGVSKEGTLEREATDAGAASSTVQCLGKPLSLPTVVEKKDTKRGELKVTIKSLRKSKDGSEKVEKEESVIEGAKVALQEEASAEAMAQKDEAAKASQCLVVGQPSQMTADGQEQALGSDLQAAMQSLRLATAEAKSIQHHVQSKLHKSSEEVHMASKQQAVNTQKKVTLQSTVRKQDCTATQQCQARSATTTTTTKVHKASKSQSSVSQKSMTSHKKVSASEEVRGEQQLSQESQVMPSADVSIKDGLYTAKPVKTYVNPFLESDYKEQAVQEEREQDVMIRGDVKTAIRALQSAAAEQRPVEKEDVVRGNLKATLQSLEKSNVNVSKGDFKAAMIYRNAGQSYTTCKKKNEAPAVSNEAAGVASGSQPDTDFPPPPPPPAAVMKTEHCPPSTKAPEAAPLPPASKDEGLEGPAPTHSSLPQTLAPISTQASNQSPPGKPETLPKPQITAPPRKKPVPPPKPERLLQEARSHHDSNSKGRLTKPVPPPRPPKPPGLGKLSRPPMDEAKGTCDAEVSEQSGCGEHPTKRCTPPSPVVSTAKAKDQTCETATPKGIAKTPLQIAEERYKASKEEQGKVESKHSKTSEPLKNEVSVSELEQTNEKAAVLQGIQGCTDTCSPENGCIFASKPGCLGGSQAALAHSEGQSKSNVSPNGQATLPRKGAASPKAENASVPNAYESWDNQSHIRKTNQKRAEGKSAFAHQQVTEQQQVNSRRPRPCEVETEQLAEEKPVVVMREKPGRETEDERRKRLSVHKEEIMKGNVKEAMEIFENLRRQEELQEILTRVREFEEETCKVDVKALRSFFEDVPEWVVRHKSRQPKQPPQHKAEKVEPAVKEDSDSVSSVELAFEDLERASAEIIHLKEQTLARLLDIEEAIRKALYSVSSLKSESDIAGLSGLFKESLGNAQSPATSNNIRKISIVSSKSRQEKTGQETSNAASAGSAKATEKTEVSKAELAVPSLVQPRVSSPSSPSYISIASAARKPAESPRAAHAAWDLPSPDVPDTQDKRDPFSLDRSSSLVHKSGGAGGCDLAPVENEQEPIQMKAGMSSIRQHSLGNPEHQSSSTSDKEKCSLDTSKGNCHGALKGGLSDFNPQAPLIVSSPQNPKRQKSILELQTGPNGSKLYGATRTVTEQYEEVDQFGNKIITSSTTVTKQAETQTSTMCDVVSPPHYEVTASPLLRRYLRSPGEEFHSNGSLQDPGVVFVTFGNSKPKK; from the exons ATGAGAGGACCTGGACATTTCTAGACGGGTCAGACAACTCCAGCCACATACCTCCGCAAGGGCAAGGGAGAGTGAAGGAGCTGACGGCTCGCTATCTGTCTCGGACAGCTGCCCCCGCTGCTCACAGAGGCCTGGCACAGCCT CATACCACAAAGGCTAGCATCATTCGTTCTCCTGACAGCCAGAAAGCAAGCAAG ATGGCAGAGGCTCAGAGCCAGAAGTCAGCTAAGGTGAATGGCAAGAAAACAGAAGAGGGCTTACCTCCTCCTGCCACCCAAGACACCCTTCAGGTCTCCGCTTCCCCCACGGGGAGCCAAGATCCAAACCCCCTACCTCCACCTCCTACAAAGGAGTCCTTATCCAAGTTTTACCAGCAGCGCCAAGTGAATGAGCTGAAGAGGCTGTACAGACACATGCATCCTGAGCTGAGGAAGAACCTGGAGGAAGCTGTGACAGAAGACCTGGCAGAAATGCTCCACACTGAAGATCCCAACACACAGGCCTCAGTGAATCAGGACACAGTAGCCCCTAGTGACGTCCAGTCCATGCGCTGGATCTTTGAAAACTGGACACTGGACTCTATAGGGGATCATGAGGGCACCAAGAAGCTAGCCGACGAGGAGACGAGGAGCGGGGACGTGAAAAGTACATCCATGAGGTTTGAGAGTCAGGCACTCAATGGGGACAAGTCATGTGCATCGATCAAAGTAGCAGAGACGGGACAGGCTAAAGGGGATGTGCGGACCGCCCGATGGCTGTTTGAAACCCAGCCACTGGACTCGTTAAACAAACTGTATACCGAGGAGGCAGACGTGCAGGAGGCAGTCCTCAAGGAGCCTGTTCAGAAAGGAGATGTGAAAGGTGCTGCACAGCTCTTTGAAACCCACTCCTTGGATGCCCTGGGACGTTGCTACTCCATGGAGGAGCAGAGTATCCTGCAGCTCAAGTCAGAAATGCAGGAGCAGAAAGGTGACGTCAAAAAAACCATCAAGCTCTTCCAGACTGAACCACTCTGCGCAATCAGGGACAAAACTGGGAACATTCACGAGATCAAATCTGTCTGCAGAGAAGAAATCCAGAGTAATGCCGTCAGGACAGCCCGCTGGCTATTTGAGACCCAGCCACTGGATACCATCAATAAGGACACCTCTAAAGTGCAAATTATCCGGGGGATTTCATTAGAAGAGGCAGGAAAGCCAGATGTCAGTGGAGCAAGGTGGATATTTGAAACTCAGCCTCTAGATGCCATCCGAGAGCTGACGGTGGAAGAAGAGGCTTTCAAAGCATCCATGGATTTTGTCCCAGGGGCGGATGTCAGTAAGCAGAGACTGCTCTTTGAGACTCAGGCCCTTGCTTCTCTCAAAGGAGAAGCCTCCGACAGTGGTCCAGCCAAAGAAGAAGTTGTCGGCGGTGACGTGAAATCAACACTCTGGCTATTTGAAACCCAGCCCATGGAGACCCTGAAAGATAATTTTGAAGTGGGGCATTTAAAGAAAGTGAACCTTTCAGAAGAGGAGAGAGGAGATGTGAAGCAGAGGAAGCACATCTTTGAGACCTGTCCCCTGGGTAGCATCTCCAAGGCATCCTCAGAAGAGGTCTCCGCCACCAATGTACAAGAGGTGGTGAAAGGAGACGTGAAATCATTCAAAACCTTGTTTGAGACTCTCCCTTTAGACAGCATTAAGCAGGCTGATGCTGAACCTGTCaccaaagagaaagaggagatCCCAGCTGGGAACGTCAAAGCCACCCAGGTGCTGTTTGAGACAACCCCTCTGTATGCTATCAAGGACAGCTTGGGCAATTTCCACCAGATCACCTCCGTCAGCAGAGAGCAAGTCATAAGCGGTGATGTCAAGAACTACAAATGGATGTTTGAAACCAGACCTCTAGACCAGTTTGATGAAAGCACCAAGAAGGTGGATATCATTAGAGGGATCACCAAGCAGGAGGTGATGGCTGGGGATGTCAAAACAGCCAAGTGGCTCTTTGAAACCCAGCCCATGGATGTCATCCACACCCAGGTGAACCAAGGAGAAGAGCACTCATCGGTGAAAAGGGAGGTGTCCCAGAAGGGCGATGTGAAGACCTGCAGGTGGCTATTTGAGACACAGCCGATAGACACGCTGTATGAGAAAACagagaagaagcaggaagaggatggCTCTGTACCACAGGCCAACGTCAAGTCATACACGTGGATGTTTGAGACCCAATCCCTGGACTCCCTGAAAGGCCAGGAGGAACAGTATCTGCAGGTCAGCAAAGCATACTGCCAGGATGACTTACAAGGGGTTGATGTCAAAACTGTTAGCCACCTATTTGAGACTGAACCCCTGGTCAGTGATGCCTCCGGCGAGCATGACTCAAAGAAGCCTATCAGGTATTCCAGCCGTGTGGAGATACAGTCTGGGGAAGTGTCCAGGGTGAAGGAGTTCTTTGAAACCAAGCCCTTGGATACAGCGGATACACCGACTGCGGCCGTGAAAAAGAGCGATGTGCCCACAGCTGAGAACATCGAGGCTGGATCGGTGCACAAGTTCACCTGGCTCTTTGAGAACTGCCCAATGGATGCTATAAAGGACAACACTGAGGGCATCCAGGAAATCCCTCCAGAGAAGGATATCAAGGGCGGAGATGTGGGAGGCAAGAGGTTCGTTTTTGAGACCTACTCCCTCAACCAGATCCATGACGAGGTGGACGAAACAGAGATCAAGAGGATCCAGCAGGAGACTATGAGCAAAGCGAGTGTCAAGTCCTACACCATGCTGTTTGAGAGCCAGCCACTGTATGCCATTCAGGACAAGGATGGGGACTACCATGAAGTCACATCAGTGAAGAAGGAGGAGATCATGAAAGGTGATGTGAAAGGTGCCCGGTGGCTGTTTGAAACCAAGCCACTGAACCAGatcaagaaggaagaggaagtgtttGTTATTCGGGCTGTCACCCAAGAGGACATCAAGAAAGGGGACATCCAGGCTGCCCGATGGAGGTTTGAGACGGAGCCCCTTGATTCCTTCTCCCGTGGGAAGCGACCTGTGGTCAGGACAGTAGATGATGTGCAGAAAGGAGATGTCCAGTCCAACAAGCAGCTTTTTGAGTCTCAGCAAGTGAGCCAAAAGAAGTATGTGCGGATGGTCAGCGTCAGTGATGTCCAGCAAGGTGACGTGAGGACCTCCACCTGGCTCTTTGAGAACCAGCCCATTGATTCTCTGAAGGGGGAGCCTGACGGCAGCACCATCAGCACTGTGCAGAGAGAAGACAGTCAGAAAGGGGACGTCAAGCGCTGCACCTGGCTCTTTGAAACTCAGCCCATGGATAGCCTCAAAGACTCAGAAGTTTCTGCCCGCCCAGATGCCCCAGAAGCTATCCCATGTGCTGACGTGAAGAGCACAACGTGGCTATTTGAGACGACCCCCTTGGACAAACTCAGCTCTACTATACATGGAGAAGAAACAGAGGTGAGAGAGAGAACTGTGAGGGAAACTTTGCAAACCCTCTGCACCTGCCAAGCCATCCAGCATGGTGGGATCCTCATAGAAGCCAATGATGCAGAGAGCGTGAGGATGGCAAAGTACCAGCTCAGCAGCCCGGGCACTCCAGAGATCCAAAAAGAAGAGACTGTGAAAGGCAATTTGCAACGGATCATCTTGCAGCTGCTGTACCAGACCAAAGTAGAGGCCCAGGGGGTGCTGGTGGAGGAGGATAAGGAGGGCAAGATTAAAGTCAGCCCACTGCAGCTACTAGATCCAAGCAAAGCCCATAAAAGCGCAGAGGACTTGAGTGATGATGTGACAAAGGTTCTCCATGACCTCCCTAGCCAAGACATCTCCATCAAAAAGGGAATGGTCATTCAAGAGATGAAGACGGGGTCAAGGAAGATGACCATCTACTCCCTCCTGCACCACTCTGTTCAGCAGGAGGTTGTCAAAGGGGATGTGAAGTCAACCATCGGAAACCTGCTGGCTTCCTCACAAGAGCAGAGGACAGCAGCGACCATCAGACGGGAAGACAATGAGAAGGGAAATGTCCAACTGTACACCAGTTGCATTGAGAAGGGAGACCTGGACTATCTAAAGACCCTGCAGCATAAGTCAGAGTTTGAGTCCCTTGTCCAATCCCAAGCTGAACAGGAACCAGCTGAACCTATCCCAAGAGACACGCAGGGGGCTAAGACACATGTCTTGCAAGAAGAAGAACGAGCAGAGAAAGCAATTGCAGATGTTGTCACAGGGGATGTGAAGAGGGCTACGAAAGTGCTCATGTGTGAAGGAGTAAGTAAAGAGGGCACGTTAGAGAGAGAAGCAACGGATGCAGGTGCCGCAAGCTCCACTGTGCAGTGTCTTGGGAAGCCCCTAAGCCTGCCCACAGTGGTGGAAAAGAAAGATACTAAGCGTGGGGAACTTAAGGTGACCATCAAGTCACTTCGAAAGAGTAAGGATGGTAGTGAGAAGGTGGAGAAGGAAGAATCGGTCATAGAGGGAGCCAAGGTTGCGCTGCAGGAAGAAGCCTCTGCTGAAGCGATGGCTCAGAAAGATGAGGCGGCCAAGGCAAGCCAGTGTCTGGTGGTGGGGCAGCCCAGCCAAATGACAGCAGACGGACAAGAGCAGGCTCTTGGAAGTGATCTTCAGGCCGCCATGCAGAGTCTGAGGCTGGCCACAGCCGAGGCGAAAAGCATTCAGCACCATGTCCAGAGCAAGCTCCACAAGAGCAGTGAGGAAGTCCACATGGCCTCCAAGCAGCAGGCCGTCAACACGCAGAAGAAAGTGACCCTCCAGTCAACGGTACGCAAGCAGGACTGTACCGCCACCCAGCAATGTCAAGCTcgcagtgccaccaccaccaccaccaccaaagtcCACAAGGCCTCCAAGTCCCAGTCAAGCGTGTCACAGAAGAGCATGACGTCCCACAAAAAGgtcagtgcttctgaggaagtaCGGGGAGAACAGCAGTTGAGCCAGGAAAGTCAAGTTATGCCTAGTGCAGATGTTAGCATTAAGGATGGCCTTTATACTGCCAAGCCAGTGAAAACCTATGTAAATCCTTTCCTTGAGTCTGATTACAAAGAGCAAGCAGTGCAAGAAGAAAGAGAGCAAGATGTTATGATCAGAGGTGATGTAAAGACAGCTATCAGAGCACTGCAAAGTGCTGCGGCAGAACAGAGACCGGTAGAGAAGGAGGATGTTGTTCGAGGTAACTTAAAGGCCACGCTTCAGTCACTGGAAAAGTCTAATGTTAATGTCTCCAAAGGGGATTTTAAAGCTGCTATGATATACAGAAATGCAGGGCAGTCGTATACcacatgtaaaaagaaaaatgaggctCCTGCGGTTAGTAACGAGGCAGCGGGAGTGGCTTCGGGGTCGCAGCCAGATACtgactttcctcctcctcctcctcctccagctgctgtgaTGAAAACAGAGCATTGCCCACCCTCAACCAaagcaccagaagcagcccctcTACCACCAGCCAGCAAGGACGAAGGCCTGGAAGGTCCTGCACCCACACACAGCTCTCTGCCACAGACCCTTGCTCCCATCTCCACCCAAGCCAGTaatcagagccccccaggcaAGCCAGAGACTCTCCCCAAACCACAAATTACTGCCCCACCACGGAAGAAACCAGTCCCACCTCCAAAACCTGAGCGTCTCTTACAAGAGGCACGTTCACACCATGATAGCAACAGCAAAGGGAGGTTGACCAAGCCAGTCCCACCCCCGCGGCCTCCTAAACCCCCAGGCCTAGGCAAGCTAAGCAGACCACCCATGGATGAGGCAAAGGGCACATGTGATGCAGAGGTATCAGAGCAATCAGGTTGTGGGGAACATCCGACAAAACGCTGTACTCCACCGTCACCAGTAGTCAGCACTGCCAAGGCAAAGGACCAGACCTGTGAGACAGCAACACCAAAAGGCATTGCTAAAACACCTCTTCAGATAGCAGAGGAAAGGTACAAGGCAAGCAAGGAAGAACAGGGCAAGGTGGAGTCCAAGCATTCGAAGACATCAGAACCACTTAAAAATGAAGTGTCCGTTTCTGAATTGGAGCAGACAAACGAGAAAGCAGCAGTCCTGCAGGGCATTCAGGGATGCACGGACACTTGTAGCCCAGAGAACGGGTGCATATTCGCATCCAAACCAGGCTGTCTGGGTGGATCTCAGGCAGCTCTTGCTCACTCCGAAGGTCAGAGTAAGTCAAATGTATCTCCGAATGGTCAAGCCACCCTTCCAAGGAAAGGAGCTGCCTCACCCAAGGCAGAAAATGCAAGTGTGCCTAATGCTTACgagtcatgggacaatcagagccatATCCGGAAAACGAATCAGAAGAGAGCAGAAGGGAAATCAGCATTTGCCCATCAGCAGGTGACTGAGCAACAGCAGGTGAACAGCAGACGGCCGAGACCATGTGAAGTGGAGACGGAGCAGCTTGCAGAGGAGAAGCCAGTGGTGGTCATGCGAGAGAAGCCCGGCCGGGAAACGGAGGATGAACGGCGCAAGCGGCTGTCTGTTCACAAGGAGGAGATCATGAAGGGCAACGTGAAGGAGGCCATGGAGATCTTTGAGAACCTGCGGcggcaggaggagctgcaggagatccTGACGCGGGTGAGGGAGTTCGAAGAGGAGACGTGCAAGGTGGACGTAAAGGCCCTGAGGAGTTTCTTTGAGGACGTCCCCGAGTGGGTGGTTCGGCACAAGTCTCGCCAGCCGAAGCAGCCACCGCAGCACAAGGCTGAGAAGGTCGAGCCAGCGGTGAAGGAGGACTCCGACAGCGTCTCCTCGGTGGAGCTGGCTTTCGAAGACCTGGAGAGAGCAAGCGCTGAGATCATCCACCTGAAGGAGCAGACGCTCGCCAGGCTGCTGGACATTGAGGAGGCCATCAGGAAAGCTCTCTACTCAGTCTCCAGCCTGAAGTCCGAATCAGACATAGCTGGGCTCTCTGGCCTCTTCAAGGAgtctctggggaatgcccagagCCCCGCTACTAGCAACAACATCCGCAAAATCAGCATTGTGTCCAGCAAATCCAGGCAagaaaaaacaggacaggagacGTCAAACGCAGCCTCGGCAGGAAGTGCAAAGGCAACAGAAAAGACTGAGGTGTCCAAGGCCGAGTTAGCGGTCCCCAGCTTGGTTCAGCCCCGTGTGAgttctccctcctctccttcctaTATCTCCATCGCATCTGCTGCCAGAAAGCCTGCAGAGTCTCCCAGGGCAGCGCACGCTGCCTGGGATCTGCCCTCTCCGGACGTTCCTGACACCCAAGACAAAAGGGATCCCTTTTCTCTGGACAGATCTAGCTCATTAGTCCACAAatcagggggggcaggtggatgtGACCTAGCTCCAGTGGAGAACGAACAGGAGCCCATCCAAATGAAGGCAGGAATGAGCTCAATTAGACAGCACTCTCTTGGCAACCCAGAGCACCagagcagtagcaccagtgacAAAGAAAAGTGCTCACTGGACACATCCAAGGGCAACTGCCATGGTGCGCTCAAGGGAGGCCTTTCTGATTTCAATCCTCAGGCTCCCCTGATTGTCTCCAGCCCACAAAACCCAAAGAGGCAGAAGAGCATCTTGGAACTGCAGACCGGGCCTAATGGATCCAAGCTCTACGGGGCCACCAGAACCGTGACGGAGCAGTACGAGGAGGTGGATCAGTTTGGAAACAAAATCATCACTTCGTCTACCACCGTCACCAAGCAAGCGGAGACCCAAACTTCCACCATGTGCGACGTTGTCTCTCCCCCCCACTACGAGGTCACCGCCTCGCCTCTGCTACGGAGGTATCTGCGCAGCCCAGGGGAAGAATTTCACTCCAACGGCAGCCTTCAGGACCCCGGAGTGGTCTTTGTCACTTTTGGTAACTCCAAACCCAAAAAATAG